The uncultured Desulfuromonas sp. genome contains the following window.
CCCGGTGTTGCTGGCCGGGACATCAGCGCGGGCGATGGAGGCTAGGTCGATTCCCAGATGGGTCTGGTTGTCAATTATCTTGCCGTTGTAGATGTAAGCGCGGCGATCACCGAACTTGGCCCGGTTGGCCGCATTGGGCTGGCGCAGAAACGCTTTTGTCCAGGTAAACTGTGTTGCCGTGTTGCGGCCGATGTCGAGCAGGCGGGCACGATTTTTTGGGCGAAGCTCGCGGTTGACTTTGAGGAACACGTCCAAAGGCGTTGCCGCGTCGGGAAACAGATGCTGGAATTGCGGCATTTTGCGGTCGAGAAACCCGTCACTGATGCCGATTTTGTCCGAGCGGAAATTCTTGAGGTTGAGGTGGTAATAAAAGCCACCCATGCCGACATTTTCAGCCTGGTCTTCTGCGATCAGACGTGGAACCTCCTCGGTGTCCACATTGTACGGAAACGCGAACAGGCACAGGTAGACGCCGGACGGTTGCTCATAGCCGGGGAAAAACGTATCGCCAATCTGAATGCCGCTACGGGTCACCGGCTCGGAAACCGAGTAGGCGATCAGCCCGGCACCGCCCTGGTAGAGGTTGTGCGCAACACTGTGGATCGAGATGATCGGCGGCCGGCTGTCGCGGATCAGACTGACGGTGGTCGTGGTGGTGTTGCCTTTGCCGAAGTGGTAGATGGACCGGTCAACGGCGGTGATCTCAACGGTGAGCGGCCCGTCTTCCAACAATAGGTTGCCCATGGGCAACTCTTCACGAACCTGGAATGTCTCCAGCGGATAGTCTTTTTTCAGGACCGGAATCGCTTTGTCTTTTTGGAGGATTTTAACCTCAACACGGGCAACGCCGCTGGTTTGATCTCCCAGGGTCAGAGTCAGAACCGCATCTTCTTTGATCGCCCCGGCCTGTGGCGTCAGATGGGCTTCCGGAGCGGCCGTGTCGCGAAAATAATAATAGCCGCCACCGATCAGGACAGCCAGAATAACAAGCATGAAAAAAGACTTAAGTGTTTTCAATGTAATCCTCATAAGTTAACGGCATGAACCCCCGGAACGCCCGGAGATACGGTCTGTTTTGTGGGTGACAATCTAACAGATTTTGCCTCAAGGCGAAACCGGTAAGCCGAAAAGACGGATCAAACCTTTTGGATTTTCTCTTAGCCATGTATACTTGGTCCATTGGTTATCGACCAGCGATTCATGCAATAATTGAATCGATTTCGCAAGACGAGTATTCCTGTAAGGGGGCCCAGTGGCTTTCAATAGTGGACAAACCTTCAAAGAGATGGTCGAGGCGGCGCAAAACAGTGCTGAAGATGCTTGGTCAGCTCTTGGACCGCCCTTTGAGCAGGTGATGGAAGA
Protein-coding sequences here:
- a CDS encoding M23 family metallopeptidase — its product is MKTLKSFFMLVILAVLIGGGYYYFRDTAAPEAHLTPQAGAIKEDAVLTLTLGDQTSGVARVEVKILQKDKAIPVLKKDYPLETFQVREELPMGNLLLEDGPLTVEITAVDRSIYHFGKGNTTTTTVSLIRDSRPPIISIHSVAHNLYQGGAGLIAYSVSEPVTRSGIQIGDTFFPGYEQPSGVYLCLFAFPYNVDTEEVPRLIAEDQAENVGMGGFYYHLNLKNFRSDKIGISDGFLDRKMPQFQHLFPDAATPLDVFLKVNRELRPKNRARLLDIGRNTATQFTWTKAFLRQPNAANRAKFGDRRAYIYNGKIIDNQTHLGIDLASIARADVPASNTGRVVFADFMGIYGQCIIIDHGLGLQSLYAHLSRMDVQVGDQVQRGQIIAKTGATGLAGGDHLHFGIVISGIPVNPAEWWDPKWVTNNITSKLDLAKR